One window of Cydia pomonella isolate Wapato2018A chromosome 5, ilCydPomo1, whole genome shotgun sequence genomic DNA carries:
- the LOC133518179 gene encoding dTTP/UTP pyrophosphatase isoform X2: protein MLQPVMHVLKQKNIILASGSPRRKELIENISFSEFVEETALQKVLEVENRLIGQGKAPDIVIGADTMVTLGGEMFGKPTSEADAFQMLSRLSGRGHTVYTGVVVKAKYGTVKFTEKTDVIFGKLNEDQINGYIATGEPMDKAGGYGIQGVGGTFVERVEGDYFTVVGLPLYRLCAVLYDMHKGL from the exons ATGCTGCAACCAGTTATGCATGTTTTGAAGCAGAAAAATATTATTCTAGCTTCTGGCTCGCCTAGGAGGAAAGAGTTGATAGAAAATATA AGTTTCTCAGAGTTTGTGGAAGAGACAGCGCTGCAGAAGGTTCTAGAAGTTGAGAATCGTCTGATCGGGCAGGGCAAGGCCCCGGACATAGTCATAGGAGCAGATACTATGGTGACTCTGGGTGGAGAGATGTTTGGGAAGCCTACATCTGAAGCAGACGCCTTTCAGATGTTGTCAAG ATTGTCAGGGCGGGGCCACACAGTATACACCGGGGTTGTGGTGAAGGCCAAGTACGGGACAGTCAAGTTCACAGAGAAGACTGATGTCATATTTGGCAAACTGAATGAAGACCAGATTAACGGGTACATTGCTACTGGTGAACCTAT GGACAAGGCAGGCGGCTACGGCATCCAGGGCGTGGGCGGCACATTCGTGGAGCGCGTCGAAGGAGATTACTTCACTGTAGTGGGCTTGCCTCTTTACAGGCTCTGCGCTGTGCTCTATGACATGCATAAAGGCTTATAG
- the LOC133518166 gene encoding sentrin-specific protease 2-like isoform X2 yields MYKIPLKVASRFWKADDDVLCDEAPALKRLKQLRSTNFPDIMSSNDAWEKKEKNVRYVPIQVESGHPSTSTPLEVNRSGGRVRTVPLKLVDGTRHEATPLRKPRMHTPVRPVMHAVVDDDDDDEEEVTWVESTPGKSKKSSEVYIDLEDDDHDPEETENDVIFVKKVSEPQGKPFKFFVTKNDRKEPTKDVPYYRISRKLNDTHSLSPRSYTKFKAPAGIMKTYKKTAIPKWMQPQKPSAFPRSRLLDANGSNIRSTLSEVFNLDEKRNYQELIRRVAGTARPVSFSKPIDIVNIADDSASFRNTQRVQRKSLNEIRLVEKSLIADREGEASKEYDPITVASINSSDSEVEVVPSESSTSSSIRIHPINTLKDSYRDKDVTSTDWLAKIDSKYRKKRQETQEKLKDARRESDIISKVNYEQKLAHLEHKLKYELSIPESLIEEPQPTVEFPELTPEQEKLINRAIGPGPSGQLLIEKFNLRIHRRDLQTLSGLNWLNDEVINFYMNLIMQRCEERKDLPKTYAANTFFYPKLMQSGQAGLRRWTRKVDIFAHDLMVVPVHLGVHWCMSMVDFRTKKIQYLDSMGGRNQPCLDALLQYLKDEHQDKKGQPFDDKGWKLECLSKDIPQQMNGSDCGMFSCTFAEFSARDAPYAFSQQHMPYLRRKAVLEIITGRLLM; encoded by the exons atgtacaaaatacCCTTAAAAGTAGCCTCGAGGTTTTGGAA GGCGGATGACGATGTTTTGTGCGACGAGGCACCGGCACTTAAGCGACTCAAGCAGCTGAGAAGCACCAATTTCCCCGACATTATGTCTTCTAATG ATGCCTGGGAAAAGAAGGAAAAGAATGTTCGGTATGTTCCCATACAAGTAGAGAGTGGGCACCCTAGCACATCAACCCCATTGGAGGTAAACCGTTCAGGTGGCCGAGTCCGGACTGTGCCGCTGAAGTTAGTGGATGGGACAAGACATGAGGCCACTCCACTGCGGAAGCCTAGAATGCACACCCCAGTGCGACCAGTGATGCATGCTGtggttgatgatgatgatgatgatgaggaaGAG gtTACATGGGTTGAGAGCACGCCaggaaaatctaaaaaatcttCAGAAGTGTACATAGATCTGGAAGATGATGACCATGACCCCGAGGAAACTGAGAATGACGTCATATTCGTCAAAAAAGTCTCCGAGCCCCAAGGAAAACCCTTCAAATTCTTTGTTACTAAAAACGATAGAAAAGAACCTACAAAAGATGTACCATACTACAGGATAAGTAGAAAGTTGAATGACACACACTCCTTGTCACCTAGAAGTTACACTAAGTTTAAAGCCCCAGCCGGCATCATGAAAACTTATAAGAAAACAGCCATTCCTAAGTGGATGCAACCACAGAAACCCTCCGCTTTCCCACGGAGTAGACTGCTAGACGCCAACGGATCAAACATTAGATCAACATTATCAGAAGTATTCAATTTAGATGAGAAGAGAAATTACCAAGAGTTGATTAGAAGAGTAGCAGGAACTGCAAGACCAGTTTCGTTCTCCAAGCCAATAGATATAGTAAATATAGCTGATGATTCTGCGTCATTCCGGAACACCCAAAGAGTGCAGAGGAAGTCTTTAAATGAAATAAGATTAGTTGAAAAAAGTCTCATAGCGGATAGAGAAGGCGAAGCATCTAAAGAATATGATCCTATTACAGTTGCATCAATCAACTCTTCAGATTCTGAGGTGGAGGTAGTACCTTCAGAGTCATCCACTTCATCTTCAATTAGAATCCACCCCATTAACACATTAAAAGACTCGTACAGAGATAAAGACGTGACCTCGACAGATTGGCTCGCGAAAATAGATTCTAAGTATAGGAAGAAAAGGCAGGAAACTCAGGAGAAGCTAAAAGATGCGCGGCGCGAATCTGACATTATTTCTAAGGTTAACTATGAACAGAAGTTAGCACATTTAGAGCATAAGTTGAAATATGAGTTGAGCATACCGGAGAGCCTCATTGAGGAGCCTCAGCCAACTGTAGAGTTTCCAGAGCTGACTCCGGAGCAAGAGAAACTGATTAATAGGGCAATAGGTCCTGGACCATCGGGACAATTGCTTATAGAGAAATTCAATTTAAGAATACACAG aCGCGACCTCCAAACGCTGAGCGGCCTGAACTGGCTGAACGATGAGGTCATCAACTTCTACATGAACCTCATCATGCAGCGCTGCGAGGAACGCAAGGACCTGCCCAAGACATACGCGGCCAACACGTTCTTCTACCCCAAACTAATGCAGAGCGGCCAGGCTGGTCTCCGGCGGTGGACCCGGAAG GTGGACATATTCGCGCACGACCTCATGGTGGTTCCCGTGCACCTCGGCGTCCACTGGTGCATGAGCATGGTCGACTTCCGGACCAAGAAGATACAATACTTGGACAGCATGGGAGGAAGGAACCAGCCGTGTCTCGATGCCCTACTGCAGTACCTGAAGGATGAACATCAAGACAAGAAAGGACAGCCTTTTGACGATAAGGGGTGGAAACTGGAGTGTTTAAGCAAG
- the LOC133518179 gene encoding dTTP/UTP pyrophosphatase isoform X1, producing the protein MLQPVMHVLKQKNIILASGSPRRKELIENIGLNVGLCPSLFEENLDPKSFKSFSEFVEETALQKVLEVENRLIGQGKAPDIVIGADTMVTLGGEMFGKPTSEADAFQMLSRLSGRGHTVYTGVVVKAKYGTVKFTEKTDVIFGKLNEDQINGYIATGEPMDKAGGYGIQGVGGTFVERVEGDYFTVVGLPLYRLCAVLYDMHKGL; encoded by the exons ATGCTGCAACCAGTTATGCATGTTTTGAAGCAGAAAAATATTATTCTAGCTTCTGGCTCGCCTAGGAGGAAAGAGTTGATAGAAAATATA GGGTTAAATGTAGGATTGTGTCCATCTCTATTTGAAGAGAACCTTGATCCTAAAAGTTTTAAGAGTTTCTCAGAGTTTGTGGAAGAGACAGCGCTGCAGAAGGTTCTAGAAGTTGAGAATCGTCTGATCGGGCAGGGCAAGGCCCCGGACATAGTCATAGGAGCAGATACTATGGTGACTCTGGGTGGAGAGATGTTTGGGAAGCCTACATCTGAAGCAGACGCCTTTCAGATGTTGTCAAG ATTGTCAGGGCGGGGCCACACAGTATACACCGGGGTTGTGGTGAAGGCCAAGTACGGGACAGTCAAGTTCACAGAGAAGACTGATGTCATATTTGGCAAACTGAATGAAGACCAGATTAACGGGTACATTGCTACTGGTGAACCTAT GGACAAGGCAGGCGGCTACGGCATCCAGGGCGTGGGCGGCACATTCGTGGAGCGCGTCGAAGGAGATTACTTCACTGTAGTGGGCTTGCCTCTTTACAGGCTCTGCGCTGTGCTCTATGACATGCATAAAGGCTTATAG
- the LOC133518166 gene encoding sentrin-specific protease 2-like isoform X1, which translates to MKSIVAYVRNLLGWCDEDDPANRTSFKRDRADDDVLCDEAPALKRLKQLRSTNFPDIMSSNDAWEKKEKNVRYVPIQVESGHPSTSTPLEVNRSGGRVRTVPLKLVDGTRHEATPLRKPRMHTPVRPVMHAVVDDDDDDEEEVTWVESTPGKSKKSSEVYIDLEDDDHDPEETENDVIFVKKVSEPQGKPFKFFVTKNDRKEPTKDVPYYRISRKLNDTHSLSPRSYTKFKAPAGIMKTYKKTAIPKWMQPQKPSAFPRSRLLDANGSNIRSTLSEVFNLDEKRNYQELIRRVAGTARPVSFSKPIDIVNIADDSASFRNTQRVQRKSLNEIRLVEKSLIADREGEASKEYDPITVASINSSDSEVEVVPSESSTSSSIRIHPINTLKDSYRDKDVTSTDWLAKIDSKYRKKRQETQEKLKDARRESDIISKVNYEQKLAHLEHKLKYELSIPESLIEEPQPTVEFPELTPEQEKLINRAIGPGPSGQLLIEKFNLRIHRRDLQTLSGLNWLNDEVINFYMNLIMQRCEERKDLPKTYAANTFFYPKLMQSGQAGLRRWTRKVDIFAHDLMVVPVHLGVHWCMSMVDFRTKKIQYLDSMGGRNQPCLDALLQYLKDEHQDKKGQPFDDKGWKLECLSKDIPQQMNGSDCGMFSCTFAEFSARDAPYAFSQQHMPYLRRKAVLEIITGRLLM; encoded by the exons atGAAGTCCATTGTGGCTTATGTGCGCAATCTTCTAGGTTGGTGTGATGAAGATGACCCAGCCAATAGAACAAGCTTCAAACGAGACAG GGCGGATGACGATGTTTTGTGCGACGAGGCACCGGCACTTAAGCGACTCAAGCAGCTGAGAAGCACCAATTTCCCCGACATTATGTCTTCTAATG ATGCCTGGGAAAAGAAGGAAAAGAATGTTCGGTATGTTCCCATACAAGTAGAGAGTGGGCACCCTAGCACATCAACCCCATTGGAGGTAAACCGTTCAGGTGGCCGAGTCCGGACTGTGCCGCTGAAGTTAGTGGATGGGACAAGACATGAGGCCACTCCACTGCGGAAGCCTAGAATGCACACCCCAGTGCGACCAGTGATGCATGCTGtggttgatgatgatgatgatgatgaggaaGAG gtTACATGGGTTGAGAGCACGCCaggaaaatctaaaaaatcttCAGAAGTGTACATAGATCTGGAAGATGATGACCATGACCCCGAGGAAACTGAGAATGACGTCATATTCGTCAAAAAAGTCTCCGAGCCCCAAGGAAAACCCTTCAAATTCTTTGTTACTAAAAACGATAGAAAAGAACCTACAAAAGATGTACCATACTACAGGATAAGTAGAAAGTTGAATGACACACACTCCTTGTCACCTAGAAGTTACACTAAGTTTAAAGCCCCAGCCGGCATCATGAAAACTTATAAGAAAACAGCCATTCCTAAGTGGATGCAACCACAGAAACCCTCCGCTTTCCCACGGAGTAGACTGCTAGACGCCAACGGATCAAACATTAGATCAACATTATCAGAAGTATTCAATTTAGATGAGAAGAGAAATTACCAAGAGTTGATTAGAAGAGTAGCAGGAACTGCAAGACCAGTTTCGTTCTCCAAGCCAATAGATATAGTAAATATAGCTGATGATTCTGCGTCATTCCGGAACACCCAAAGAGTGCAGAGGAAGTCTTTAAATGAAATAAGATTAGTTGAAAAAAGTCTCATAGCGGATAGAGAAGGCGAAGCATCTAAAGAATATGATCCTATTACAGTTGCATCAATCAACTCTTCAGATTCTGAGGTGGAGGTAGTACCTTCAGAGTCATCCACTTCATCTTCAATTAGAATCCACCCCATTAACACATTAAAAGACTCGTACAGAGATAAAGACGTGACCTCGACAGATTGGCTCGCGAAAATAGATTCTAAGTATAGGAAGAAAAGGCAGGAAACTCAGGAGAAGCTAAAAGATGCGCGGCGCGAATCTGACATTATTTCTAAGGTTAACTATGAACAGAAGTTAGCACATTTAGAGCATAAGTTGAAATATGAGTTGAGCATACCGGAGAGCCTCATTGAGGAGCCTCAGCCAACTGTAGAGTTTCCAGAGCTGACTCCGGAGCAAGAGAAACTGATTAATAGGGCAATAGGTCCTGGACCATCGGGACAATTGCTTATAGAGAAATTCAATTTAAGAATACACAG aCGCGACCTCCAAACGCTGAGCGGCCTGAACTGGCTGAACGATGAGGTCATCAACTTCTACATGAACCTCATCATGCAGCGCTGCGAGGAACGCAAGGACCTGCCCAAGACATACGCGGCCAACACGTTCTTCTACCCCAAACTAATGCAGAGCGGCCAGGCTGGTCTCCGGCGGTGGACCCGGAAG GTGGACATATTCGCGCACGACCTCATGGTGGTTCCCGTGCACCTCGGCGTCCACTGGTGCATGAGCATGGTCGACTTCCGGACCAAGAAGATACAATACTTGGACAGCATGGGAGGAAGGAACCAGCCGTGTCTCGATGCCCTACTGCAGTACCTGAAGGATGAACATCAAGACAAGAAAGGACAGCCTTTTGACGATAAGGGGTGGAAACTGGAGTGTTTAAGCAAG